From the Finegoldia magna ATCC 29328 genome, the window ATTCTTCTAATGGGAACATGCAATTGTCCACGATTTCTTTCGCCAAATCAATCGTATCGTCTGTATTTGTACCCCAACCGACTGGACAAGGGGAGAGGACGTGAATGTATTTGGTTCCACGGATTTTGGATGCTTTTTCAACCTTGTCGATGTAATCTTGAATGTAGCCGATAGATGCAGTGGCTGCGTAAGATATGTCGTGGGCTGCGATTATATCGAAAATATTTTTCTTGTTTCGAGTGTTTCCGTGGATGTTTTTTCCTGCAGGTGTTGTAGTTGTCGATGAGCCAAATGGTGTCAAGGACGATTTTTGAATTCCTGTGTTCATGTAGGCTTCGTTGTCGTAGCAAATGTAGATTACATCGTCACCGCGGTCTATTGCAGCAGATAATGTTTGAAATCCAATATCTGCCGTAGCACCGTCTCCTGCAAATCCAACAATTTGCAAATCTTCAATCCCCAAAGATTTCGCTCCTTCGTAAATTCCAGAAAGCATTGAGCCTGTTCCAGCGAACGTCGAAATAATCGAGTTGTTCTTGAAAGCTAATTGTGGGAAATTAAATCCAACTGCCGACATGCAACCTGCTGGAAGAACCGAGATTGCTCTTTCTCCGAGAACTTTCAAAGCGATTCTAACTGCAAGTGCTGCTCCACAACCAGAACATGCTTTGTGTCCGTAAAAATATTCGTCTTGTGTAATTGTTCGTTTATTTATGTTACTCATTGCACTTCGCTCCTATAAAATTAAGTTCTTCGCCCTTTTGTTTAAGTTTTTCGAAAATCTCTTTGATGTTATCTCTTGTGATGTTGCGTCCTCCAAGTCCTCCAACGAAATTTTGTGAATCGATGTCTGTGACTGATTTTACATTAGTGTAGACAGTTCCGAAATGTCCGAACGAAATATCTTTTTCCAAAACCCCAATTCTTTTCACGTTTTGAAGTTCGTTTCTCAATTTTTCTGTTGGAAAAGGTCTGATGTATCTTAGTTTCAAGTATCCGACTTTTTCACCTTGTTCTCTTAATTCATCGACTACACTTCTGATTAATCCAGAGATTGATCCGATAGAAATCAAAACATAATCTGCATCTTCAACTTTGTAGGAATCAATCACACCACCGTGATCTCTATTGAAAATTTGTTTGAATTTTTCTCTTGATTCTTCGATTATTTCCAAAGAATCCACAACGGCTTTATTTTCTCTGATTTTCCATTCCAAATTATCACTTGGCCCCACTGAAAACCCCAAATTTCTCGGATGATTGACGTCGAATTTGTTTTCAGTTTCAAATTTCGGTAAGAACTTATCCACATCACAGTTTTCTGGAACATCTACAGGTTCATAAGTGTGTGTGAGGTCGAATCCATCCAAGTTAATCATCACTGGAGTGGAGACTTTCTTGTGTTCAGCTATGTAATACGCTTCAATTACTGTGTCCAAAGCTTCTTGTGCATCTTCCACGTACACTTGAATCCAACCGCTATCAAGTTGCGACAAGGAATCACGTTGGTCTCCGAAGATATTCCAAGGAAGTGCAGTTGAACGATTCGCATTCACCATCACGATAGGGAATTTGCCGCCAGCAGCGTAGGGAAGACATTCTGCCATGTACAACAGTCCTTGTGAACTTGTCGCTGTGAAAGTTCTCGCCCCAATTGCACTTGCACCGATTGCACAAGATAGAGCAGAGTGTTCACTTTCAACATGAACAAATCTTGCATCGAGCTGTTTTTGTTCTACTATTTCCGATAGTTTTTCAACCACTGTAGTTTGTGGAGTGATTGGATACGCCGAAATTACGTTTGGTTTCGATAATCTAACGCCTTGTGCTACAGCTTCGTTTCCCGATAAAAATCTTCTCATTTGCTCCTCCTTTCTATCGCATCGAAACTGCAAATCTTCTGGCAAATTCCACAACCCTTGCAAAAATCTTGATTTATACTAACGTATGAGTCTTGTTTTTCAATCGTTCCATCTGGACAATACAAGTAACATTCCAAGCAGTTTTTACATTTGTCTTTGTCAATGAAATAATCAAAACTTCGATACGAATCGTTGGTAACTGTAAGGAAACCCGCTTCGTAATATGTTCCCAAAGGATAATCTTCGATTTTTTCAAAACCGTTGAATTGTTTAAGCTCTGGCCTTTTCATTTTCATTCACCTCTTTCAAAACTTCTTCGAATAATTCTACGTTTTTATCCACGACTGATGGCGACAAATTATCTTTGAAACTTTCTACGATGCTTTGTTTGTCGATGACATCGAATTTGGAAAACAGTGCTGCGATCATTGCAGTATTTGTAATCGGCTTATGTAAAATATCCAAAGCGATTTTGGTTGCATCTACAGAAATCACATTTTTTTCTTCAAATTTTTTTGAAGAATTGATGAATACTGTGCAATCTGTAAGATTTTTTAATTCATTCACATTGAACAGCGATTCGTCGAGTATAACCAAATAATCTGGATTTTGTACTTGTGTTCTGTCTTCGATTTTTTTCGTATCTATTTTTGTAAAAGCACTCACAGGAGCGCCTCTTCTTTCTGGGCCAAACGTTGGGAAAGCCAACGAGTACAAGTTGGCTTGTTTCACACATGCATTTCCAATTATTTTAGATGCAGTGAATGCTCCTTGTCCTCCTCTTCCTCTAAAAGTTATCTCAATCATAATCTCCTCCTAATTTTTGTAATAAAAAAAGCCCTTTCTATTATCTCTAATAGAAAGGGCGAAATATCCGCGGTACCACCTTTTTTGTGTATGTAAAAATACACCACTTCAAGCTCCATCAAGCTCTAACTCATGATAACGGAAGTTGCCGTACAGTCCTAATATCGAACTGTCCCCTCAAAGACCATGTTCACCATAACATCAATTTGCTCCTCTCACCAAATAGAGCTTCTCTGTAAAATCTATTTATGACTACTCTTCTTTTCCGAAGGTTTGATTTTTAATCATTATACAATCCGAAAAAAATATTGTCAAGCATTTTTTGAAAAATTTATAAAAAAAATAAAACATTACGAGTAAATTTAACGATTATCTTCCAAATTTTCAAGTTCCATTTGTGATTTGTGGCCGACATATTGAAAAAGAATTATGGATTTGTTTTCTTTTACGAAATTTTTCCTAAACATAAAATAGTGGTCCAGGTTGTCTTTGCAATTTTTTGCATTTACCCTGAAATAATTATTTTTAGTGGAAATCATGTTTTCCAAAATGTCGTCTGTCAAAAAAGCCAGAGGAATATTGATGTTTGCGTATTTGTAAAAATCTTTCTCGAAAGCTATGAAATTGTCCGAAAAATAATCGAATTGAAATGTGTTTTTGTGTAATGTATCCATAACTACTCCATCAAATTAATGTTCAAAATCTCATTGAATTTTATCTCTATCATTTGATTGTCTATTTCAAAATATATCTTGTCTTCGAAAAAATCATATATTGTCCCGACGTATGATTTGTTGTTGTGAACGAAGATTTCAACTGTGAAATCATTCAGATAAGCTTGGCTTATCAGTAAAAGTAAACTACTCGAACCCAACGATTGAATGCTGACATTTTCAGTCATCGAATGTAGTGCTGTTGTGTGTTCTGATAGGAAAAATCCCATCCATTTCGCCATTTTTCTGTCGCAATATTCCCTTGCTGATTTGTAGGGAAGATAATTTCTAATAATCATAAGTACCGTCCATTCCGCCACAGTGACCACCAATTAGCTTGCTTCGTTCGATTACACGCGATCCTTCCATGAGAGATGTCGCTTTTTGAATGGAAGTGAACCCGTATTTGTCTCTGATTTCATCGATTGCAGATTCCAAGTTTTTCTGTTTTTCTATTTTTTCAATGTCTTCAAAAAGTGAAAAAGATATGCATGCTTCGTCCACCAAATTTTCGTAGCTAACACCAAGTCTTCTTACAGATCCTCCCTGATATTTTTGGTGGAACAACTCCATGACATGTTTCGTGAGTTGCGCAGTTGATTGGGAAGGTGAGATGGTTTTTTGTGCGTGGATGGATTTTTTGTTTTCTTTTAAGGAATATCCAACGTAAATCGACACTACAGTCGCTTTCTTTTTGATTCGTCGAATTCTAATTGCAACTTGTTCTGCGATTTCTTTGAGAACTATTTCGATTTCACTTTTCTTGGAGTAATCTTTGGGAAGAACTTGCGAAT encodes:
- a CDS encoding DUF5960 family protein, which produces MDTLHKNTFQFDYFSDNFIAFEKDFYKYANINIPLAFLTDDILENMISTKNNYFRVNAKNCKDNLDHYFMFRKNFVKENKSIILFQYVGHKSQMELENLEDNR
- the porA gene encoding 2-ketoisovalerate ferredoxin oxidoreductase subunit alpha, with protein sequence MRRFLSGNEAVAQGVRLSKPNVISAYPITPQTTVVEKLSEIVEQKQLDARFVHVESEHSALSCAIGASAIGARTFTATSSQGLLYMAECLPYAAGGKFPIVMVNANRSTALPWNIFGDQRDSLSQLDSGWIQVYVEDAQEALDTVIEAYYIAEHKKVSTPVMINLDGFDLTHTYEPVDVPENCDVDKFLPKFETENKFDVNHPRNLGFSVGPSDNLEWKIRENKAVVDSLEIIEESREKFKQIFNRDHGGVIDSYKVEDADYVLISIGSISGLIRSVVDELREQGEKVGYLKLRYIRPFPTEKLRNELQNVKRIGVLEKDISFGHFGTVYTNVKSVTDIDSQNFVGGLGGRNITRDNIKEIFEKLKQKGEELNFIGAKCNE
- a CDS encoding 2-oxoacid:acceptor oxidoreductase family protein, with protein sequence MIEITFRGRGGQGAFTASKIIGNACVKQANLYSLAFPTFGPERRGAPVSAFTKIDTKKIEDRTQVQNPDYLVILDESLFNVNELKNLTDCTVFINSSKKFEEKNVISVDATKIALDILHKPITNTAMIAALFSKFDVIDKQSIVESFKDNLSPSVVDKNVELFEEVLKEVNENEKARA
- a CDS encoding 4Fe-4S binding protein, whose protein sequence is MKRPELKQFNGFEKIEDYPLGTYYEAGFLTVTNDSYRSFDYFIDKDKCKNCLECYLYCPDGTIEKQDSYVSINQDFCKGCGICQKICSFDAIERRSK
- a CDS encoding thiamine pyrophosphate-dependent enzyme yields the protein MSNINKRTITQDEYFYGHKACSGCGAALAVRIALKVLGERAISVLPAGCMSAVGFNFPQLAFKNNSIISTFAGTGSMLSGIYEGAKSLGIEDLQIVGFAGDGATADIGFQTLSAAIDRGDDVIYICYDNEAYMNTGIQKSSLTPFGSSTTTTPAGKNIHGNTRNKKNIFDIIAAHDISYAATASIGYIQDYIDKVEKASKIRGTKYIHVLSPCPVGWGTNTDDTIDLAKEIVDNCMFPLEEYENGKYSIKEIKNRKSVHDYIRKQRRYKHLTDEEIDLIEENTIKNYENKLKRSYHD